GCTTCGAGAAGCTGATCCGGTGGAGGCGGTTCTCCGCTTGAGGGGGGTGAGGCTCTCGGCCTCTCCGCTTCCCTGTGGGGCGAACAGGTAATAACTTACGTGGATTCCGGGGTCCGGGCAAATCGCCCCGTTCCGCCGGGCGTGTCGCGCTCGAGCGCACGGATCAGCCGACTACGGCTGCGTGCCGTCCGCATACGAAGGACCCGGTATGCGAAGAAGCCCCCGAGCGAGTGCTCGGGGGCTTCTTCCGTTCGGTGGACCTAAGGGGATTCGAACCCCTGACCTCCTCGATGCGAACGAGGCGCGCTACCAACTGCGCCATAGGCCCTTGACCTCGTCTACGTTATCACGCGATCAGAGGTGCTCGCGCACGAGGGTCACCCCGCCGCTCTCCGCGCGAGGAGCTGACGCACGTGCGCTTCGATCTCCGCGTCGTCGACGAACCCCATCTGCGCATACGGCGATGAGGCGGCCGGCAACTGCACCGGCTCGGCGGGAGCCATGCGCTCCGCGCGCTCGCGGAGCTCCGCCAGTCGCGCCGCCTTGCGCCGTTCCTCCTGCGCATCGATCTCGGCCTGCGCCACCTGCGCGCGAGAACCTGCCTTGGATACGAGGGGCTCGGGCAGCGGGCGCGGAGTCCAGGTGGCAGCACCCTGATCGTGCAGCACCGGGGTCGACCGGCGCACCACGGGGAGCTCCGTCGACGCAACCGGCATCCGTCGACGCGCTGCACGCTGCGTCACCGCCGCCATCCGCTGCAGCGTGACCGCCGAGAGCAGCGCGACGGGTCCTCCGATCCACAGCAGGAGCGACGAGGACGCCGCCATGACCTGCCATACGCCGACGCCGACGAGGACGAGCCCCGACACCAGACCGATGGTCGCACCGAGACGCACGCGGCGACGCGCGCGCGTCTGCCGCACCACCGGGTCGGCCTTGGTAGCGGCGAGCTGCTCCTTGAGGAGCAGCAGCTCAGCGGCTTCCTTCTCCGACTGCAGCCGCTTGGCCAGCTTCTGCTGGGCGAGTGCGGTGCGCGCCGTGAGCTCGAGATGCACCTCCCCCGGCGTCTCGCTGGTCTCGGCGAGCACCCGGAGAGCCTGGTTCAGTCGCACCGCGTTGCGCTCGGCGGCGTTGTACTGGAACCGCCCGCGCCACGAGGGCAGAAGGTAGAGCATCCACAGCAGCACGGCGACGAGGAAGATCACTCCTCCGCTCAGCACCGGCCCGTCCATACCGACAACGGTAAGGGAACCCGCGGTGCGTGCGGCTCAGGGCGCGACGTGTGTCGCGATCACCGGATACGCGATCAGGGGGTCAGCCGGTCCGCAGGTGGGACGGTCGCGGCATTCGGCGGCACCTGGCCGCTCAGCCACCGAGCGAGCACGCCCTGGGGGACGTCTTCCTTGGTCAGGGCGAAGGCGTAATGGTCGCGCCAGTCGCCGTCGATGTGGATGTACCGCCGCCGCAGACCCTCGTACCGGAAGCCGAGCTTCTGCACCACTCGCAGGCTCGCGGCGTTCTCGGGCCGGATGCAGATCTCCATGCGGTGCAGTCCGTACTCGACGAAGCACGCGTCGGTGGCGAGAGCGACCGCGGTCGGGGTGATGCCCTTGCCGGCGAAACGCTCGCTCACCCAGTAGCCGATGGTCGCCGAACACAGGGATCCTCGGGCCACACCCCACACGTTGAGCTGCCCGGCGATCTCGCCCTCGTACTCCATGACGAACGGATACCCGGTGCCGTCACGGTACTGCTGCAGGAGACGACGGATGCTGAGCCGCATGTCGAACGACACAGACCCGTGCGGCACCGTCGCCTCCCACGGCTGGAGCCACGCGCGGTTGGACAGGAGCTCGTGCTGCAGCGGCCGCGCGGCGCGCGTGCGCACGAGCCGCAGTTGTATCGGACCGTGCCGCATCCCTGTCGCCAGATCCATGTGCGCACTCCCGACGCCGCGGTGCCGCCTAGAGGCGTTCCGCGAATTCCTTGAGCCACGGACGCAGCTCTGGTCCGAGGTCGTCGCGGTCGGACGCCAGCTGCACGATGGCCTTGATGTAGTCGACGCGGTCGCCGGTGTCGTAGCGGCGACCACGGAAGATCACGCCCACCACGCCGGGGCCGGACGGGTCGGTCGCAAGCTCCTGCAGCGCGTCGGTCAGCTGGATCTCTCCGCCCTTGCCTGGCTCGGTGCGCTCGAGGATCTCGAACACCGACGACGGCAGCACGTAGCGCCCGATGATCGCCAGGTTCGACGGAGCGTCCTCCGCAGCGGGCTTCTCGACGAGGCCCGTGACGCGCACGGCCTCGGAGCCCTCGATCGGCTCGACAGCGGCCGCGCCGTAGAGGTGGATGCTGGCGGGGTCGACCTCCATGAGTGCGACGACGGCGGCTCCGGTGCGCTCGTGCTCGGCGATCATCTCGGTCAGCAGCGGGTCGCGCTCGTCGATGAGGTCGTCACCCAGCAGGACCGCCATCGAGCTGTCCCCGACGTGCGTCTTCGCGCGGAGGACGGCGTGACCCAGACCCTTGGGCTCGCCCTGACGGACGAAGTGGATGTCGGCGAGGTCGCTCGACTTCATCACGCGCTCGAGGCGACCCATGTCGCCCTTCTCGGTGAGCTTGACCTCGAGCTCCGGCACCGAGTCGAAGTGGTTGGAGATGGCGTTCTTGTTGCGGCCGATGATGACCAGGATGTCTTCGATCCCTGCATCCGCCGCCTCTTCCACGACGTACTGGATCGCCGGCTTGTCGACAACGGGCAGCATCTCCTTCGGCATCGCCTTCGTCGCAGGCAGGAAACGCGTCCCCAGTCCTGCTGCGGGAATGACGGCTTTGATCTTCTGATGACCCATTGCTCCAGCCTAGCGGTGACCCGCCCCGTAGACTCGGAGGCATGTCGAATGACATCGAGCACGCGAAACGCGCACTGCGCGCCGAGCTCCGCGAGCGCCGGCAGCTGCTGAGCGAGTCGCAGCGTGACGAGGCGGCCGCGGCCATCGCCCGCCGACTCGACGATCTCGTCGACACGCTGGGAGCGCGATCGATCTCGTGCTACCTCTCCACGACGACCGAACCCGGCACGCGCGAGTTCGTGTCGAGCGCCGTCCGCCGCGGCATCCGCGTGCTGCTGCCCATCACCCGGGCCGACGGACTTCTCGACTGGGCCGTGGCGACCGACGACGACGAGGTGGCCGAGGGCCTGCACGGCCTCCCCGAGCCGACGGGCGAGGTGCTGGGGCCGATCGCCGTCAACGACGTCGACCTCATGATCATCCCCGCGGCGGCCGTCGACCGCACGGGCATGCGCATGGGGTGGGGCCGCGGCTACTTCGACAAGACCATCGGCTCCATGGAGAAGTGCCCTCCCGTCTACGCGGTCATCTATGATTCCGAGGTACTCGACTCCCTGCCTCGCGAGGTGCACGACCAGCCGGTGACCGGCGTCGTCACCCCGACGCAGACCCTGAACCTGTCGCAGACGCGACGCTGAACACACGAGGACGGCTATGCCCACTTACGCCTATGCCTGCACGACGTGCGGACACCAGTTCGACGCGGTGCAGAGCTTCTCCGACGACGCTCTGACCATCTGCCCCGAATGCGGAGGCGCGCTGCGCAAGCAGTACGGGTCGATCGGGGTGACCTTCAACGGCTCCGGCTTCTATCGCACGGACTCGCGCGCGAAATCTGGTGCATCGAAGGATGCTTCGGCATCATCGAAGTCGGAATCGTCGACGAGCGCCACGAAGGCTCCCGCGTCGAGCCCCGCCTCCACCTGAGGCGCGATCCGAATAGGGGAGAAACATGTTCAAGGGCTTCAAGGAGTTCATCTCGCAAGGCAACGTCATCGACCTCGCGGTGGCCGTCGTCATCGGCGGTGCGTTCACCGCGATCGTCAACGCGGTGGTGTCGTCGATCATCAACCCGCTCGTGTCGCTGTTCTTCGACGCCGACTCGACGGGCAAGATCGGCATCCCCACGCACGGCATCTACGGCCAGGAGGTGACGTTCCCGATCGGGGACCTCATCAGCGCGATCATCAGCTTCCTCGCCGTCGCTCTCGTCGTCTACTTCGTGTTCGTCGTGCCGATGAACAAGTACAAGGAGCGTCAGGCCGCGAAGAACCCGAAGGTCGAGGAGCCGACGCTCCCCACCGAGCAGGAGCTGCTCATCGAGATCCGCGACCTGCTCCGCAAGCAGCAGGCCTGACCCGCTGACGACAAGCCCGACCCGCTGACAAGAGGAGCACGGTGCCCATGGCGCCGTGCTCCTCTTCTGCATCCGGCTCGGTCACGGGTCAGTAGTGCGGCGGCACCTCGCGCCGCATCCGCTCGTCGTTGGGTCCGCCGCCGTCAGCGCCCGACCCGGGTCCGCTCTCCGACGCTGCTCTCCCAGATGCGCCACCCGGCACGGCGGTGTCCGGCTCCGGGTCCGTGCCGGGCGCAGGGGTCAGCCGCGCTCTGCGCGATCCGGCAACACGGACCACCCGCTGTCTCGGACGCTCGGGGTCTTCAGGCATCTCTCGCGTCGTCGGCATCGATCGGTTGGGTGTCGTTCTCGGCACGGGGGGCGGACGGCGAGATCCCGAGGACGCCGGCGATCCGCGTCGCCACGGTCGTCGGGTCGCTGTACAGGTCGAAAGCGTGCACGCGCACGTAGTGCCAGCCGAGGCGGCGAAGCACATTGGGCCGCAGCCGCAGCGTCTCACGAAGCGACTCGCCGCGCGATTCGGGGTCGGACTCGATGACCACGGCCTTCCCGCCGTGCTGCGCCACCAGCGGCAGCAGGCCGCGGTAGTCGACGTCGACGGAGGCGCCAAG
This Microbacterium sp. XT11 DNA region includes the following protein-coding sequences:
- a CDS encoding GNAT family N-acetyltransferase, with protein sequence MDLATGMRHGPIQLRLVRTRAARPLQHELLSNRAWLQPWEATVPHGSVSFDMRLSIRRLLQQYRDGTGYPFVMEYEGEIAGQLNVWGVARGSLCSATIGYWVSERFAGKGITPTAVALATDACFVEYGLHRMEICIRPENAASLRVVQKLGFRYEGLRRRYIHIDGDWRDHYAFALTKEDVPQGVLARWLSGQVPPNAATVPPADRLTP
- the galU gene encoding UTP--glucose-1-phosphate uridylyltransferase GalU; protein product: MGHQKIKAVIPAAGLGTRFLPATKAMPKEMLPVVDKPAIQYVVEEAADAGIEDILVIIGRNKNAISNHFDSVPELEVKLTEKGDMGRLERVMKSSDLADIHFVRQGEPKGLGHAVLRAKTHVGDSSMAVLLGDDLIDERDPLLTEMIAEHERTGAAVVALMEVDPASIHLYGAAAVEPIEGSEAVRVTGLVEKPAAEDAPSNLAIIGRYVLPSSVFEILERTEPGKGGEIQLTDALQELATDPSGPGVVGVIFRGRRYDTGDRVDYIKAIVQLASDRDDLGPELRPWLKEFAERL
- a CDS encoding 5-formyltetrahydrofolate cyclo-ligase, translating into MSNDIEHAKRALRAELRERRQLLSESQRDEAAAAIARRLDDLVDTLGARSISCYLSTTTEPGTREFVSSAVRRGIRVLLPITRADGLLDWAVATDDDEVAEGLHGLPEPTGEVLGPIAVNDVDLMIIPAAAVDRTGMRMGWGRGYFDKTIGSMEKCPPVYAVIYDSEVLDSLPREVHDQPVTGVVTPTQTLNLSQTRR
- a CDS encoding FmdB family zinc ribbon protein, which encodes MPTYAYACTTCGHQFDAVQSFSDDALTICPECGGALRKQYGSIGVTFNGSGFYRTDSRAKSGASKDASASSKSESSTSATKAPASSPAST
- the mscL gene encoding large conductance mechanosensitive channel protein MscL, with the translated sequence MFKGFKEFISQGNVIDLAVAVVIGGAFTAIVNAVVSSIINPLVSLFFDADSTGKIGIPTHGIYGQEVTFPIGDLISAIISFLAVALVVYFVFVVPMNKYKERQAAKNPKVEEPTLPTEQELLIEIRDLLRKQQA